One Salvia splendens isolate huo1 chromosome 12, SspV2, whole genome shotgun sequence genomic window carries:
- the LOC121759064 gene encoding integrin-linked protein kinase 1-like yields the protein MMDIASQLKRGISRQFSTGSLKMSRRFSFQRQNSMDPRRNNFRFSIGRQSSMDPIRRTPVTEDGGEEEMTVPSNLDSTMQLLFMACKGDVDGVRDLLDEGIDVNSVDLDGRTALHIAACEGHVEVASLLLSRKANIDARDRWGSTAAADAKYYGNVEVFNMLKSRGANVPKTKKTPMTVSNPREVPEYELNPLDIQIRRGDGISKGSYQVAKWNGTKVSVKILDKDSHADHDSINVFRHELTLVEKVRHPNVVQFIGAVTQNIPMMIVMEYHSKVDLASYLQKKGRLSTSRALRFALEIARGMNCLHECKPEPIIHCDLKPKNILLDFGGQLKVAGFGVTRLSAQAPDRVKLLQPEATDRSNVYLAPEVYNNEAFDRSVDVYSFGVMLFEMMEGAPPFSSKSPEDAARVICLEGKRPSFKSRSNKSFPPELKELIEECWHSSPSVRPTFSQIIIRLDKIVMTCSKQGWWKDTFKLPWK from the exons ATGATGGATATTGCGTCGCAGTTGAAGCGCGGGATCTCGCGCCAGTTCTCGACGGGGTCGTTGAAGATGAGCCGGAGATTCAGTTTCCAGCGGCAGAACTCGATGGACCCGCGGCGGAACAATTTCCGGTTCAGCATCGGGCGGCAGTCGTCGATGGACCCCATACGGCGGACTCCGGTGACGGAAGACGGCGGCGAGGAGGAGATGACTGTGCCGAGCAACCTCGACAGCACAATGCAGCTGCTGTTCATGGCGTGCAAGGGCGACGTGGATGGGGTGCGGGACTTGCTGGATGAAGGGATTGATGTCAACAGCGTCGATTTGGATGGCCGGACAGCGCTGCACATAGCTGCCTGCGAGGGTCACGTCGAGGTTGCCAGTCTTTTATTGAGCAGGAAGGCCAATATTGATGCTCGGGATCGATGGGGCAGCACG GCTGCTGCTGATGCCAAATATTACGGAAATGTGGAAGTTTTTAATATGTTGAAATCTCGTGGAGCTAACGTGCCA AAAACCAAAAAGACACCCATGACGGTTTCAAATCCTCGTGAAGTTCCAGAGTATGAGCTCAatccattagatattcaaatacGAAGAGGTGATGGCATATCTAAG GGATCTTATCAAGTTGCTAAATGGAATGGCACTAAAGTTTCAGTGAAGATACTCGACAAGGATAGCCATGCAGACCATGACTCGAT AAATGTGTTCAGGCATGAATTAACCTTGGTAGAAAAGGTTCGGCACCCTAATGTGGTTCAGTTTATTGGTGCTGTCACCCAAAATATACCTATGATGATTGTTATGGAGTATCATTCAAAA GTTGACCTTGCTAGTTACCTTCAAAAGAAAGGGCGTCTATCCACGTCTAGGGCATTAAGATTTGCTCTTGAAATTGCCAG GGGCATGAATTGTCTTCACGAGTGCAAGCCCGAACCAATCATACATTGCGATTTAAAGCCAAA AAATATTTTGCTGGATTTTGGAGGGCAGCTGAAGGTTGCAGGGTTCGGTGTTACTAGGTTGTCAGCACAGGCACCTGATAGAGTAAAACTTTTGCAGCCTGAAGCCACAGATCGTTCAA ATGTGTACTTAGCACCGGAGGTGTACAACAACGAAGCATTTGACAGAAGTGTGGATGTGTACTCTTTTGGTGTTATGCTATTTGAG ATGATGGAGGGCGCTCCGCCATTTTCTTCAAAATCTCCTGAGGACGCTGCTAGGGTGATTTGCTTAGAAGGGAAGAGACCATCATTTAAGTCAAGATCTAATAAATCTTTTCCTCCAGAATTGAAAGA GTTGATCGAGGAATGCTGGCATTCAAGTCCCAGTGTGAGGCCGACATTCTCACAGATCATAATACGATTGGATAAGATTGTCATGACATGCTCCAAGCAAGGATGGTGGAAGGACACTTTCAAACTCCCCTG GAAATAA